In the Salvia miltiorrhiza cultivar Shanhuang (shh) chromosome 8, IMPLAD_Smil_shh, whole genome shotgun sequence genome, attttttgctatttttagaaactaattttatttcgtgggacagaccaaaaataAAACTTGGTCTtgtttcatgggacggagggagtaaattacagaagtaaataaagaaatttaaaaattgcatAATAAGAAACTCGAACCCAAAATCTTAAGCCTTGAACATTAACCACCTACCGGCTGCCGCTAGACCAACACACACTTttctactaatttttttaattaaactatCAGTTTGCCATTATAGATCCTAAATAACGTTTAATGCATTCAAAAGGAACATGTATTAAAACTGTGATCTGATAGTAAAATTGCAACCTGAGATCTTCGTCATTACTTCCTTGATACAACAACACTTTcgcttatatatttatatatgttgtaATGTGTAACTTTGTAACCAAATAATTGTGGTAAACCACAAAGTCTCATGACAATGGCTAGCAGAGACAGAATCCCAACAATCTACGAATGCGACTCCAACAATCGACAAAATCACACCGTGGTTTCCGACATGGACGGAACGTTGCTGGTGGGCCGCAGCTCCTTCGCTTATTTCGCGTTGATTGCATTCGACGTGGGAGGAATCctgcggctgctgctgctgctgttagCGGCTCCGTTTGTCGGCCTTCTCTACTACTTCGTATCGGAATCTGCGGGCATTAAGGTGCTCATATTCGCCACGTTTGCAGGGGTGAAGGTGTCTTCGATCAAGTCGGCGGCGAGGGCCGTTCTTCCCAAGCATTACTCCGATGATTTGCACCCGGAGACGTGGCGCGTTTTCTCGTCGTGTGGGAGGAAATGTGTGCTCACTGCCAACCCAAGGATCATGGTTGAGCCTTTCTTGAACAACTATTTGGAAGTCAACGTCGTTTTAGGCACCGAGATCTCGTCGTTTAAGGGCATCGCCACCGGTCTCGTGGCCGCCCCCGGCGTGCTTGTTGGGGAGAACAAGGCTGTTGCTCTTAGGAAAGCTTTTGGGGATCAAGAAATGCCTCATGTTGGAATGGGAGATAGGGATACAGATATTCCTTTCCTCAAATTGTGCAAGGTTTTTAAGTTAAATGCATTTATATTTCATCGAAAAAATTGGAATTAGCTAGTGATGCTTGATCATTTCCTTAAATTTTTCAATGAATGCAGGAGAAATACATGGTGCCGGCGAGGCCCGGGACCCGGCCCGTGAGAGCGGAGACGCTGCCAAAGCCCGTGATATTCCACGACGGCCGGCTCGTCCAGAAACCAACACTATCCCGGGCTCTACTAATCACTCTATGGCTCCCATTTGGGATTATTCTATCAATTCTACGagtcttctttctttctttactCCCCATTTCAATAGGTCATCGCTACATGATTCTGTTAGGCTGCTCGGTGACAATCAGAGGAGCTCCCAAGCATTTCTCCGGCGGCAAGGGCGTGGTCTTCGTGTGCAACCACCGCACCGTCATTGACGCGGCCATGGTCTCCGGCGGCCTCCGCCGCATGACCACCACCGTCTCCTACTCCGTCGCACGCTTCACCGAGATCATATCCCCGATCAAGACCTCAAGGCTCACGCGCGACCGCGCCACGGACGCCCGGTTGATCCAGCAGATTTTGGATCAAGGGAAATTCTTGGTGATGTGCCCCGAGGGCACCACGTGTCGGGAGCCCTATTTGCTTAGATTCTCGGCATTGTTTGCGGAGCTCACTGATCGCATTGTGCCGGTGGCCATATCCATAAAGACGGGTATGTTCCACGGCTCCACGGCGCGAGGCCATAAATGGCTCGACCCTTTCTTCTACTACATGAACCCTTTTCCCGCATATGAAGTCACGTTTTTGAATATGTTGCCACCCGACCGGACTTGCAAGGCCGGAAAATCGAGCTTCGACGTCGCCAATAACGTTCAAGAAATGATCGCCAACACGTTGAGCTATACTTGTACCACTCTTACAAGGAAAGATAAGTATCGAGTGTTGGCAGGAACGGATGGCCTCGTCGACACCAAATCTACATCCAAGGTTATTGCTTGATTGCTATTTCCTCATCTCTCAAAATTCATCAACTACTACGCTCAATTACACCTAACAAGATAACTATGGCCTAAACGATTAATTTGTTCTGCTATATGTTTTGTACttcattataaataaagagtaCTGTATTTTCATGATCATATTGAAATTGATGTTATTATTCGCatgtctatatatataaggaTTCAATGAGAATTTACACATGGATAATTTCATTAATTCAGTGTGAATAAATTAATGTAACACAttgttgaaataaaaattatataaaaagagaaaaatgaaaaagaaaacctagcaaacccttgaaagcacagagacGCTAATTATGGTtgagcctcattaaaatcttTTTAACGAAAATTCAATGGGAAAAATCCTTGAAATAAGATATGCAACCTATATGTCGtattcatttttaacacaaaatcttgggtacacctgggtgtatcgtacaaccgggttgactcgtacccaaaatagtgttatttatatgagTTGGGTCAGGATATGGGTTCAAATCAGAGTGCGGGTTAAAATTTAAGTGAAGGTGTgacccggttgtacggtacacccgggtgtacccaagaccacctccaTTTTTATTAACATGCATGAAAACCTCATTCGATGTCTACCAAGACAATTAATGAATACATAATTATTTAAGTTAATATGGATAATTAATTGACCGCACTTTAAGTCTATAATCCTCGGAAATATGCAGCCTTATAGGCTGTTTTTGGTAATCATGATATGCTTTTATAATCTATAGGTAGGGACATATTTTTAATGgttataagagcatccgcaatggggttccttgatagcctacttgatagtgtttgtgttattgagtaggtagtgttgtattggggttccttgatagcctacttgataatattagttttgattttatgtttttcatttaaattttattgcataattttaataacacaatttatttcaaatttaaattgcattaattatataatcctaaatattacataaaacttaaataaaataaaaacaattcataaaaattaactactctggccctagaggtccgaaacgtgcccaaaggtgCTCAATCAAATCATATCGCTCTTAATTATAAAGTATTTTAGAATCTAGAGTTACTTTGGTATGTAGTGTACGTGTAGGGTTTGGTGAGCATTAAGCCACTGCCTAACTATATTATTCGtctcataaaaattagtgacgTTTGAAAGTGTAATTATTAGTGATTAGCTACATCAAAtgtcattaatttttatgacacacatAATAGCTATCAAGCCTCATGTCactagtgatttttttttttttttttgtagtgcatgTATTGATACATACATTTTGAATTTCTTAGTAAAATTATTGCAAAATCAAACAGTTGAAAATGAATATCTAAAATTAAATCATTTGCATTTTTAGTAACGGGACTAGCGATCGAGGTAGAAATTAATTTGAAGTATTATTCTTCAATCACCTACAGGCTACACACTACATGAGTATATTATGAGTGCCtactaaaattgaaatatatatagagaaatgtcatattatgtacatattttatttgaatatctTATGAGAGTACTGTTCACATTGAGCCCAGTTATTCcttttgttttatatatttattttgattccAATGCCCATAAGTTATTGTTAATTTTAAAAACTACATAAATCAAAgtttgattttttcatttttttcttaatttcaaataaaataaaaatcttgaactttgatttttatgtatttataaataaataatctcaataataatttatgtgatattagaataaaaataaatatacgaaatagaaaaataactcTAATGTGGGTTAAACGTAagtgatctctctctctctctctctctatatatatatatatatatatatatatatatataggggagggctagaataaaaacactcttaagtgtatataaattattttcagctgattcgtaaccctgttggatgaattcgtggtcctgagttcgaattccaaaagtaacaaaaaattatttttcgcaattcgtaactgtgttggataaattcatacgtgttctacataaaattcgtacattaagaaacgtttatattttatacacttaagagtgtttttattttagcccacccctatatatatatatatatatatatatatatatatattagcttcTATTGAGAAGAACCTTTTAGATTAAGAAGTAAGAAGGAATCTCAACCCTTAATCTATACAAATCTAATGGTTCTTAATTAAGGAACAAAGTTCTTTATGTATATTATTCATTGTTTGTGTATAAACACTCTTAAGTTCTTTATGGCCCCTCGAGCGTTGGTTGGTTCCCGCCGTTGTCTTTGGTTTCCGGTGGACTTAGTTCACAGGGCGACAGAGGGGCGCTCAATCTGCCGGTCGTCTCTAACAATTTTCTCCAAAATACTCCTCGTTACTCCGTGGTTGTAGGAGAGCACTCCGAGACCGCTTCTCTGGATCGAAGTTCGGGTGTTGCTGCTCCGCCTGCTGGTGCGTCGCCTGCGGAGCGGATCTTCAACAAACAATCTCCTCCGAGCATCACTGTCACAGATCGTTCGGCGGAGGCTGCTAGAGTTACTGCTGATGTTTCGTTCCCGGAAATCGCTGCGGTGATGACTTCCCATACTGTCGGCGTCTCTTCTCAGGCCGATGGTCCTAACGGCCTGATCCCGCCTCGCTCGATCGGGACTGCCCATCCGAAAGTGGCCAGTCCGCTGTCTGCTCCGAAGGTGCCGCCGAAAGCCTCTTTTGCAGATAAACTGAAAGCTAGGGAGGGCAGTCCGACAGAGCAAGTTTCCAAGCCTAGGGACGTCCCCGCTCATGACTATACAATCCTCCGACCAGAGTTGGTGGATCTCAAACGTTGCCTTGTTTTAGAGCCATCTTTCCACCAAAGACAAGTCCAGCGTTTCGCCCATGCGATTCACGGCCGGCTGATCCTCCGCAAAGGTGAGTCACCTCGGTTTGCAGCGGATCTTTGGGAGGAACTTCAGCAGCTTTGGAAACCGGCTGCTGGTTGGTCGATTCATCCGCTCGGAAAAGGTTACTTCACTTTTAATTTCACCACCGACGAGGATAGGGCAGCGGCTTTCGCTAAAACGACTTGGCGTTTACGCTCAGGTATACTCCATCTCCAAGCTTGGGTGCCGAATTTTGATCCCTACAAAGCGAATTCTACCCTGGTTCAGGTATGGATTAGAATCTTTAACTTGCCAcatgaatattggcacccagaggttctttccggggtcgcacgagaagtgggtacgcctatcttgattgatggtcagtctgcacaggctcatgtgggtcactttgctagaattcttgttgagttagatgtttcggctgatattcctgaagctttagatattaagtgtggcgatattgattttactgtcaagtttggatatgagaatttgccttaTTACTGCTCCGTCTGCAATGTTGTGGGACATAATTCTAACGAATGCAGAAGAAATAAAACGACCACGACCGAGGAACGTCGTCAGTCCAAGGTAGATGACCACAGGGTTCATCCTCGTCCCTACACCGAAAATCAGGAAACTCCAGCATGGGCTGGAAAGGAAATTCCTGAGTTTGGACAGAAACTGAACTCTTCTTCAGACTCTCCTACCTCATCCAATCCCTTTGCTGTGTTGGTTTCTCTAGAGTTGCAAGATGAACAGAGACTTGTTGGTGATGATAACATGGACAAGCCGCCTTCTGATGGAGACCGAGCTTCAGATGCTTGCATCCCTCAGGACAGTCAGGGTAGAAAGGATATGGAACACCATTGGTTAAAAGACGAAAAGAGCCAAATTGAGGTAGTTGAGCAGGAATACGAGAGGAGTTCTGCACCTCTGATTGTTCAGCCACTTGCTGTTGTGACTGACAACAACGCTGTGCTAACTTTGACTGGGACGACAGGACCCATTTCTCGTAcacgagggcgtccgaaaggggctatcaccaagaaggggagagtttctgattcttctatcaagcacagGCTCCGTCGTATCATAATCAATGGCATGTCTTCGGATTTCCAAAACTCAGCACGCCGTGACGATATGCATGGCCCAGGTCTTGACACTTCTTCGcctgtggagttcctgaataAAGTGAAGTATGCTCAGTCTCGAGGACATAtactgcaaaactttgtgatcaactcctctaactctaccgatgcagcccatgctatgtcggttgtggcctcttcaaaaatgaagaaaaaatggggcgatatgttggacgatgaagagGACGATTTAGACGAGGACGACCCTcttaaaatgttctcttagtcttaGTTTGTTTTTTGGTTACCCGGGGTTTCTTGCGGGTGCTTTTGCTTGCTTCCTTTGTATctggtctctctttttttctttttctttttaataaaatttctatttcagcattgTTTGTTCGGTTTCTAAATCTAAGGAACAAACTCATAATTAAGGAACAAATCTAACTGTTCTTAATAAAGAATTTCGTTCCTTAAAAAGATTTGTAGACCATCTGATTTTTCGCAAAGttcattataaatatataataagttcATTCAAATTGTGTTGAACTTTTATGCAATATTTAACGAACAAAAAATGCAATGATATGAAATGGTCATTGTAAATGGTTATAAGttcattataaatatataataagttcATTCAAATTGTGTTGAACTTTTATAAGTTTCCAGTTAGAAACGTATCTTGATTGAAATCTTcctaaaatattttgatttgttaAAGATTAATTATGGTATTAACGAATCTTATCCTTTTTAATCATATGGACGCATGAAATAGATTTAATTGTAGACCGTTAATTAGATTGCTAAATATTGATGGATATgatttcttctctcttctctcttacatttaggccttctgcATTGAACTTTtgcctacatatatatatatatatatatatatatatatatataggaaggctaaaacaaaaacaacttaaaatataaaatataaacaattttcagcccttaaatcatcaagatctacagttgattcataaccttgttggatgaattcgtggtcctgagatcgaatcccaaaggtagagagagagagagagagagagagagagagagagagaattgatcCATTAATATGAATGGATATCTTttatgagaaatgagaatataaatataaataaattaatcaattataaAGTTCATGAACCACCCGACATGGACAAATTAATGTAACACATACATTACCGGTGCATTTAACTAATGTGTTTGTTTATGTGTTAATTTGATTTACTCAAAccaaattaatgaatttattcATGTGTGAATTCTCATTGAATCCTTATACATATGCATATAACATCAATTTCAATATGGTCATGAAAATACcctctttatttataattaagtaCAAAACATATAGCGGAAAAAATTCTTTAGGTTATTGACCGGAATTTTGACAAATGGGGAAATAGCAATCAAGCAATAACCTTGGATGCAGATTTGGTGTCGACGAGGCCATCCGTTCCTGCCAACACTCGATACTTATCCTTCCTTGTAAGAGTGGTACAAGTATAGCTCAACGTGTTGGCGATCATTTCTTGAACGTTATTGGCGACGTCGAAGCTCGATTTTCCGGCCTTGCAAGTCCGGTCGGGCGGCAACATATTCAAAAACGTGACGTCATACGCGGGAATGGGGTTCATGTAGTAGAAGAAAGGGTCAAGCCATTTATGGCCTCGCGCCGTGGAGCCGTGAAACATGCCCGTTTTTATGGATACGGCCACCGGCACGATGCGATCGGTGAGCTCCGCAAACAATGCCGAGAATCTAAGCAAGTAGGGCTCCCGACACGTGGTGCCCTCGGGGCACATCACCAAGAACTTCCCTTGATCCAAAATCTGCTCGATCAATCGGGCGTCCGTGGCGCGGTTGCGCGTGAGCTTCGAGGTCTTGATCGGGGATATGAACTCGGTGAAGCTCGCGACGGAGTATGAGATGGTGGTGGTCATGCGGCCGAGGCAGGCGGAGACAACAACTGCGTCGATGACAGTGCGGTGGTTGCACACGAAGACCACGCCCTTGCCGCCAGAGAAATGCTTGGGAACTCCTTTGGTTGTGACCGAGCAGCCCAGCAGAATCATGACAGACTGACTTATTGAAATGGGGagtaaagaaagaaagaagactcttagaattgataaaataatcccAAATGGGAGCCATAGAGTGATTAGTAGAGCCCGGGATAGTGTCGGTTTCTGGACGAGCCGGCCGTCGTGGAATATCACGGGCTTTGGCAGCGTCTCCGCTCTCACGGGCCGGGTCCCGGGCCTCGCCGGCACCATGTATTTCTCCTGCATTCATTGAAAAATTTAAGGAAATGATCAAGCATCACTAGCTCATTACaatttttttggatgaaatatAAATGCATTTAACTTAAAAACCTTGCACAATTTGAGGAAAGGAATATCTGTATCCCTATCTCCCATTCCAACATGAGGCATTTCTTGATCCCCAAAAGCTTTCCTAAGAGCAACAGCCTTGTTCTCCCCAACAAGCACGCCGGGGGCGGCCACGAGACCGGTGGCGACGCCCTTAAATGACGAGATCTCGGTGCCTAAAACGACGTCGACATCCAAATAGTTGTTCAAGAAAGGCTCAACCATGATCCTTGGGTTGGCAGTGAGCACACATTTCCTCCCACACGACGAGAAAACGCGCCACGTCTCCGGGTGCAAGTCATCGGAGTAATGCTTGGGAAGAACGGCCCTCGCCGCCGACTTGATCGAAGACACCTTCACCCCTGCAAACGTGGCGAATATGAGCACCTTAATGCCCGCAGATTCCGATACGAAGTAGTAGAGAAGGCCGACAAACGGAGCCGCtaacagcagcagcagtagcCGCAGGATTCCTCCCACGTCGAATGCAATCAACGCGAAATAAGCGAAGGAGCTGCGGCCCACCAGCAACGTTCCGTCCATGTCGGAAACCACGGTGTGATTTTGTCGATTGTTGGAGTCGCATTCGTAGATTGTTGGGATTAATCTGTCTCTGCTAGCCATTGTCATGAGACTTTGTGGTTTACCACAATTATTTGGTTACAAAGTTACACTTtacaacatatataaatatataagccAAAGCAGATCATGTGTTGTTGTATCAAAGATGTAATGACGAAGATTGGGTTTATAAACTTCTTTTTGTCCTAATTTAACAATTGGACCCGCCAATCTAGCTCATTCTTCTCAGGTTGCAATTTTAATATCAGATCACAGTTTTAATACATTTTCCTTTTGAATGCATTAAACGTTATTTAGGATCTATAATGGGAAACTGatagtttaattaaaaaaaattagtagaaAAGTGTGTGTTGGGCTAGCGGTAGCCGGTAGGTGATTAATGTTCAATGCTTAAGATTTTGGGTTCGAGTTTCTTATTatgcaatttttaaatttctttattttacttttgtaattttttttaaaaaaataaaaattattatttttaaatttctttatttacttctataatttactccctccgtcccatgaagcaagaccaagttttctttttggtctgtcctaCGAAGCAACAtcagtttctaaaaatagcaaaaaatttactctttgtTCACTTTTtaacctaccacacttaactcACAATATACCTAGATTGCACGGGTGCGAGGGGGCGGGGgcgggagcgatacgattcgggtacggggatacggattttcaaaaattatagggtgcgattcgtgaaggatacgtctgttatatatatatatatatatatatatatatatatatatatatatatatggatccATACAGAATTAGCATATATTATAGAATAGAGAATAAATTTTGATCGTGTGATTAACTGGATCTAGCGGTTCCAATTAATTCACATCACCAATATTTTAATCGAATAACATTACTAAAAAAccattaaaaaataagaaagatccgtttctctctctctcataaggTAAATGAGAGATTTACCCATAAGGTAAATCTGGAAAGAtccgtttctctctctctcagatctGTTTCTCAGatctgtttctctctctctcattcggAAGAtctgtttctctctctcactcccaTTCGGAAGAAATTGCTCACCGACACCTCCTCCTTCAAGCAAGTCGTCCAAATGCTCACCGGCTCCActgacgccgccgccgccgcccgccccGAACCCTTCAGAAGCCCGATTCCGCCTTTGCCACCGCCTCCGATCTGtcctgcctctctctctctcccacgtGTTTTTGACAGCAGACGGCCAAGGAGGGCCGCCGTTGCCACTGCTCCTTTCTCGGCTGCATCAGCGGCGCCTGCCCTTCTGCCCCGCCGCCCTGCTCAGCCGCCTCGCCTCCTGCCGCCTCGCCTCCTGCCAGCCAACAGCCGTCCGTTGAGAGTGAGAATCCCGATTCGCGAATCGGATTCGcgaatccaattttttttttttgatttttggggggattcgccaggtggcgaatcccgtgcgaatcccacgcgaatcgcgcccgcacccgccccccgcGCGAATCGGATACTGCAATGTGTTGGTTTATGGCGAATCCGTGCATCCCAGCAATATAcgtaatttcttaattcccgtgccgaaaaaaactaggtcatgcttcatgggacggagggagtattaaaaaaattactagtaGCAAGTAACTGGCTACGTATCACCTCAAACTTAACAATGtaattaaattagtttaatATCTTTACATAATAGTACTATATTTGATACACAGCTTTGGAATTGATGATGCACTTAATTTTTCCGACTCATGGACCGGAAATTAAAGAATAGAGCAGCCTAACCTAGCCTCTGTAGCCATGTAGTGGGGGGAACAATTGATATAGCGTTATATCATTGTTAATTCAATGGTATTGTGCGAGTCGGCCTTAAAAAAAGATATTTGTGCGATTTATTTCTCCTATGCTATGTACgtaaatatttattcaaaacACACAATCGAATATTTATTTCTCCATCGTAAAGATATGGCAGCTTATTATAATGATTGAATACTGGGTTCTTACGCTTAATTGGGTCACCGTGAATTCAATCAAAATTATAAGAAATACTAAATGTGGTTTGCATTTGATGCGAACTGGTATATatcatatatgattataatATCTTAGTGTTTCACCTATACCGAATGCAATTTTTCAAATTTGGATAAATATACGAGATAATAAGCGGCATTGTTAGACATCGAATTTTTTACTTACAAAACTGTACAATATGAAGTTACAAAGTACTTTATTTCAGCACCACTAATTTGGTGAAATGTACAgctaaatataattatttcggAACTTCTCATAGTAGACCCATAAACAGATGGTTACATCAGGCCTAAAAGGCCCCATACTTTAGTTTATGCCTATATGTCGAGcccatttacttttatttacaaatttgtAAGTTCATTCGATCATTTTGAAGATCCAAAAATATTAGTTAATTAGGTTTAGAAAAAGTTatttagttataataaaatcataatttaatcaattaaaaaatttaaaaatatcttCTCAAcgtgaaataataataaatagttTTTTATGCTAAAATCATTTGTGATCACAAATTtctttagaaatttattttcagAGAGAAACAAATTGACCATAACTACAcatcctaattaattaattattctaaaaaaacATCAGGAAAGGAAAGTGGTCAACAATAAAAAACGATAATTAAGGACAATTTAGTTAGTAATTAAGATGTTTTACCCCCAATTAATAAAGATCAAGGGTTCAAGTTATTATATAAGACAAGAAAGAGGagcacaaaatcttgggtacacccaggtgtaccgtacaatcggattAACTTGTAttcaaaatagtgttatttatataatttgagTCAGGATATGGATTCAAATAAGAATACGGGTCAAACTCTAAGTGAATATGTAATATAGTTGTATggtacacccgagtgtacccaagaccacctcttatATAGGAGGAGAAGTGAAGAACTATTATTGATCCTAACTCTATAATAcgagccaaaaaaaaaaaggtgcaatCATCTAATTGCTGTTACAAAATAAGTTGAGGATTTTTCTGAAATTATTTTGGcgttaatttattattaatcatctatgttagtttaattttattttaattctttttctaGCTTTGAGTATGATTTTTGTATTATTGCTATCccttttttattaattaatggaCATTTTCATCATCTCCAATTTCGTGTGTTCTGGATTGTTGGTTGCACAATCATGTTTATGGAAACAAAATCACATACTATATACATAATCTAATAAACATATAGTCCCCAAAGCAcattaattcatattaatacAGCTTCAACAATTACACGAAAATGGCGAAAATGCTAATAGGATTTTCTTAATCCACTTACCAAGGCgaagtaaattatttatatatggaAAACCAAATCTTAATCCACTTATGAAAAAACAtttcctttctctcttctttgGTGAGTTCTCCTTCATCGTTGAGAATGGAGTTTTAGCCCACGTTTGATTGGacgtttttagaggttggaaatgaattcaattaattgaatcaattacttgttgtttggtttgggtaatgacttaaccattacccttacttgagggtaacccaatcactcaatttgttacccctcaaaataaaggggaaataaaagaaagggaatcccttactaatgattcattttcattgttaaaccaaacacttaataaaagtaatgattatTGTTGTCAtttcactcctttatttgattccattccctttccattcctctacttgaaccaaacgagcactaagtCAAAATCACAATTCTCTGGTAGATTGAGATCGATGGAAGTGATGATTCTTTTTCAGTTTCTGCTGCGTTTCTGTCTGCCATTGTTTGTTTGATATCATTTTCTTTCATTATTAATATGTTATATTTTCATTGTATCACGTTTGTCTCACTTCGTAtcccacttttaattttatttattttcttaaatattttttcttcaatttcaattttatatgctttagttcaattttgtgattattaactagggtttattccatcaaattagggtatataattattttttatcatttaatttcacttttattagctaataataggttgataaattgaaagtcatggtatatactttttaaaaattttaattttttgaaataaaaattaagtataattcaaAGTATtatagtaaattttaattttataaaaaaatgtttttaaaataataaatataagaatAGGACATAATGGCACACGTAAAATTGTGGGATACTGAATCTCATCCCGTGCCAGAGAAACACAGACCATTCCCCTAAATTTAATAAGTAGTCAAAGCAAGTAGTATCGAAGATGAAGAAACACGGACCATTCCCCTAAATTCCACATGCCAACTTttcaattctaattttaatttggaTAGTTTtggaaatttaatttaattttactctAATATTCAATAATATAACATTTAAATAGGGACACATAATATTCTATAACGTAACACTTATTTAAAGACAGAGAGAGTGACCATTTAAAGAGGATGTTGACAACCAAAAGGCATGTTGACCAGGGACGTCAATCCAGCCCGAAATCTGTGAGCtga is a window encoding:
- the LOC131001181 gene encoding glycerol-3-phosphate acyltransferase RAM2-like; this translates as MTMASRDRIPTIYECDSNNRQNHTVVSDMDGTLLVGRSSFAYFALIAFDVGGILRLLLLLLAAPFVGLLYYFVSESAGIKVLIFATFAGVKVSSIKSAARAVLPKHYSDDLHPETWRVFSSCGRKCVLTANPRIMVEPFLNNYLEVNVVLGTEISSFKGIATGLVAAPGVLVGENKAVALRKAFGDQEMPHVGMGDRDTDIPFLKLCKEKYMVPARPGTRPVRAETLPKPVIFHDGRLVQKPTLSRALLITLWLPFGIILSILRVFFLSLLPISIGHRYMILLGCSVTIRGAPKHFSGGKGVVFVCNHRTVIDAAMVSGGLRRMTTTVSYSVARFTEIISPIKTSRLTRDRATDARLIQQILDQGKFLVMCPEGTTCREPYLLRFSALFAELTDRIVPVAISIKTGMFHGSTARGHKWLDPFFYYMNPFPAYEVTFLNMLPPDRTCKAGKSSFDVANNVQEMIANTLSYTCTTLTRKDKYRVLAGTDGLVDTKSTSKVIA
- the LOC131001182 gene encoding glycerol-3-phosphate acyltransferase RAM2-like; translation: MTMASRDRLIPTIYECDSNNRQNHTVVSDMDGTLLVGRSSFAYFALIAFDVGGILRLLLLLLAAPFVGLLYYFVSESAGIKVLIFATFAGVKVSSIKSAARAVLPKHYSDDLHPETWRVFSSCGRKCVLTANPRIMVEPFLNNYLDVDVVLGTEISSFKGVATGLVAAPGVLVGENKAVALRKAFGDQEMPHVGMGDRDTDIPFLKLCKEKYMVPARPGTRPVRAETLPKPVIFHDGRLVQKPTLSRALLITLWLPFGIILSILRVFFLSLLPISISQSVMILLGCSVTTKGVPKHFSGGKGVVFVCNHRTVIDAVVVSACLGRMTTTISYSVASFTEFISPIKTSKLTRNRATDARLIEQILDQGKFLVMCPEGTTCREPYLLRFSALFAELTDRIVPVAVSIKTGMFHGSTARGHKWLDPFFYYMNPIPAYDVTFLNMLPPDRTCKAGKSSFDVANNVQEMIANTLSYTCTTLTRKDKYRVLAGTDGLVDTKSASKVIA